The Procambarus clarkii isolate CNS0578487 chromosome 24, FALCON_Pclarkii_2.0, whole genome shotgun sequence genomic interval acaatccttgtaaatatttattgtatgtatgtaccttacctaaataaaattgtattgtattgtattgtattgtattgtattgtatgtaaTGTCACGTGTGTTTTATAAATGTACATTTGTGTCATATATGCACTTGGTCATTTCCCTACACCTTGAATTCCCCTTGGCTCAATTAAAAGGCATATTCCCTTAGACAATAAAATACACGACGAGCTCGTGACACTACCCAGCAACCCGAAGCTACAAATCCACGACAACAAACTAACAGACACTCAGTTAAAACCCAATGGAATACTCCTCGGCAAGTCCGAACCTATGAAAATATAAATCAGGAACAGTCTAGtgcaccaatttttttttttttttttttttttttgagatatatacaagagttgttacattcttgtacagccactagtacgcgtagcgtttcgggcaggtccctggaatacgatccccgccgcgaagaatcgttgttacaaccaagtacacattttactgttgagttaaacagaggctacagttaaggatttgcgcccagtaaatcctccccggccaggatacgaacccatgacatagcgctcgaacGAACCCTAGCATAGAAATTATTTCTTTTAGTCTAAACAACAGAACCTCGAACAACTGGAAAAAACAGAGCACTACTCCAcaagccaacaacaacaaccacacagaTCAGGGCAGCAAAATGAATACAGCTGCTATTGCCTCCAGGATATCACAAGCACAGATGATGACCCCTACATCATCACATGCCCCAGCAGCTGGATGTAGCAAAGACACCACGACCCAACCCAGAGTCTCCTCACCTCAAGGAGGTGAGGAGATCTTGGTATCTCAAGATTATACCAAGACAAAAGAAAGGCAGCCAAAGGCAAATCAAGTGACCACTGTTCCAATGATTATTGCCTCCCTGACCAAGACCTTCAGCAAGATGCTTCACAAAGATTTCCAAGCACTGGAACAGACCAACCCTCAGGCAAGGAAGGAAATGTTTACAGAGCTAAAAAAAAATCTACTAAACTTattgacctgcccaaaatgctatgtgtgttagtggctttacaagattgtaaaaacatcaatgctacatACTCTCAtaaactcaatgtaccttcttgtataaatataaataaataaattaatataaatttccTACACACTTCAATAAGCCCAACCAGAAAATGTCGACGAAGTCAAAGAAGGTGATGAAACTGAACTGTTTCAGCAGCCAATGACAGTCTCCACTCCAACCAAGAACACACAAGCCATCCGAGAAATCAGCACTTTAGAAACCATCATGGACTCAATGGATTCAACTTTAACAGAATAATGGACAATCTCAagattatacaatggaatattcagGGATTCCaaaacaaagcacaaacactcagagcagtgcttctcgaggacaacattgatattgttctactttAAGAAACACCTACCAGGATTGAAAGAAGTATCAATATCAGAGGGTATCAAGGTTACCACTGTCCAATTGCGCAAtgtggcaccagaggcatttcaaaactaataagaaatcatatcaatgccatgCCAGTCACAGAACTGCCTAACTGTgacgagaacgtcgaaattatgggaatTAATCTCATCATGAGGAACTCAATGCTGTcccatcttcaatgtatacaggAGCCTTAGAGAACATGATATGGGTCTCTCTCTGCAATCTTTGAAATATGTCACCACACATACTATCATCtctggtgacttcaacgctcatagtgaattactacttgattcaccaagaaccgacgccaacggaagacatattgaacaccgTTTGGATAAAGTGCCAGAAGTCAGTCTACTTaactcgacggaaccaacccacactggtggggggggggaagctggatctcacgtttgtctCCACCAGTGTTTATgaattgtgtcattggtcagtggatcatgttctgaccaGTGACCACCTTGCTACaagaacagttattaatataacaCTACCACCTAGACTATCTGGGAGGAAGCATTTACAACATGTCCCGGATATAGCACTATCCTGGCACCGGAAACCGAATAGGATTTTATCAAAGAAGATTGTATGAAAGTTTAGGAATGTCCTGAAATTTGGCGCCAAACTACACGCCGCCTGACAACACTGAAGATacggaaaaagatttagtaaatgcaatacaaaGTGAAGCAAATTACTCCTTCCCCAAGAATATTACTCCTTCCCCAAGAATATTACTCCTTCCCCAAGAATATTACTCCTTCCCCAAGAATATTACTCCTTCCCCAAGAATATTACTCCTTCCCCAAGAATATTACTCCTTCCCCAAGAATATTACTCCTTCCCCAAGAATATTACTCCTTCCCCAAGAATATTACTCCTTCCCCAAGAATATTACTCCTTCCCAAGAATATTACTCCTTCCTCAAGAATATTACTCCTTCCCCAAGAATATTACTCCTTCCCCAAGAATATTACTCCTTCCCCAAGAATATTACTCCTTCCCCAAGAATATTACTCCTTCCCCAAGAATATTACTCCTTCCCCAAGAATATTACTCCTTCCCCAAGAATATTACTCCTTCCCCAAGAATATTACTCCTTCCCCAAGAATATTACTCCTTCCCCAAGAATATTACTCCTTCCCCAAGAATATTACTCCTTCCCCAAGAATATTACTCCTTCCCCAAGAATATTACTCCTTCCCAAGAATATTACTCCTTCCCCAAGAATATTACTCCTTCCCCAAGAATATTACTCCTTCCCCAAGAATATTACTCCTTCCCCAAGAATATTACTCCTTCCCCAAGAATATTACTCCTTCCCCAAGAATATTACTCCTTCCCCAAGAATATTACTCCTTCCCCAAGAATATTTCTCCTTCCCCAAGAATATTACTCCTTCCCCAAGAATATTACTCCTTCCCAAGAATATTACTCCTTCCCCAAGAATATTACTCCTTCCCCAAGAATATTACTCCTTCCCCAAGAATATTACTCCTTACCCAAGAATATTACTCCTTCCCCAAGAATATTACTCCTTACCCAAGAATATTACTCCTTCCCCAAGAATATTACTCCTTCCCCAAGAATATTACTCCTTCCCCAAGAATATTACTCCTTCCCCAAGAATATTACTCCTTCCCCAAGAATATTACTCCTTCCCAAGAATATTACTCCTTCCCCAAGAATATTACTCCTTCCCCAAGAATATTACTCCTTCCCCAAGAATATTACTCCTTCCCCAAGAATATTACTCCTTCCCCAAGAATATTACTCCTTCCCCAAGAATATTACTCCTTCCCCAAGAATATTACTCCTTCCCCAAGAATATTACTCCTTCCCAAGAATATTACTCCTTCCCCAAGAATATTACTCCTTCCCCAAGAATATTACTCCTTCCCCAAGAATATTACTCCTTCCCCAAGAATATTACTCCTTCCCCAAGAATATTACTCCTTCCCCAAGAATATTACTCCTTCCCCAAGAATATTACTCCTTCCCCAAGAATATTTCTCCTTCCCCAAGAATATTACTCCTTCCCCAAGAATATTACTCCTTCCCAAGAATATTACTCCTTCCCCAAGAATATTACTCCTTCCCCAAGAATATTACTCCTTCCCCAAGAATATTACTCCTTACCCAAGAATATTACTCCTTCCCCAAGAATATTACTCCTTCCCCAAGAATATTACTCCTTCCCCAAGAATATTACTCCTTCCCCAAGAATATTACTCCTTCCCCAAGAATATTACTCCTTCCCCAAGAATATTACTCCTTCCCAAGAATATTACTCCTTCCCCAAGAATATTACTCCTTCCCCAAGAATATTACTCCTTCCCCAAGAATATTACTCCTTCCCCAAGAATATTACTCCTTCCCCAAGAATATTACTCCTTCCCCAAGAATATTACTCCTTCCCCAAGAATATTACTCCTTCCCCAAGAATATTACTCCTTCCCCAAGAATATTACTCCTTCCCAAGAATATTACTCCTTCCCCAAGAATATTACTCCTTCCCCAAGAATATTACTCCTTCCCCAAGAATATTACTCCTTCCCCAAGAATATTACTCCTTCCCCAAGAATATTACTCCTTCCCCAAGAATATTACTCCTTCCCCAAGAATATTACTCCTTCCCCAAGAATATTACTCCTTCCCCAAGAATATTACTCCTTCCCCAAGAATATTACTCCTTCCCCAAGAATATTACTCCTTCCCCAAAAATATTACTCCTTCCCCAAGAATATTACTCCTTCCCCAAGAATATTACTCCTTCCCCAAGAATATTACTCCTTCCCCAAGAATATTACTCCTTCCCCAAGAATATTACTCCTTCCCCAAGAATATTACTCCTTCCCCAAGAATATTACTCCTTCCCCAAGAATATTACTCCTTCCCCAAGAATATTACTCCTTCCCCAAGAATATTACTCCTTCCCAAGAATATTACTCCTTCCCCAAGAATATTACTCCTTCCCCAAGAATATTACTCCTTCCCCAAGAATATTACTCCTTCCCCAAGAATATTACTCCTTCCCCAAGAATATTACTCCTTCCCCAAGAATATTACTCCTTCCCCAAGAATATTACTCCTTCCCCAAGAATATTACTCCTTCCCCAAGAATATTACTCCTTCCCCAAGAATATTACTCCTTCCCAAGAATATTACTCCTTCCCCAAGAATATTACTCCTTCCCCAAGAATATTACTCCTTCCCCAAGAATATTACTCCTTCCCCAAGAATATTACTCCTTCCCCAAGAATATTACTCCTTCCCCAAGAATATTACTCCTTCCCCAAGAATATTACTCCTTCCCCAAGAATATTACTCCTTCCCCAAGAATATTACTCCTTCCCCAAGAATATTACTCCTTCCCCAAGAATATTACTCCTTCCCAAGAATATTACTCCTTCCCCAAGAATATTACTCCTTCCCCAAGAATATTACTCCTTCCCCAAGAATATTACTCCTTCCCCAAGAATATTACTCCTTCCCCAAGAATATTACTCCTTCCCCAAGAATATTACTCCTTCCCCAAGAATATTACTCCTTCCCCAACAAGATAAAGACCGTTGGTATTACTGCGATAggctctatcttgaggttatcttgagatgatttcggggcttagcgtccccgcggcccggtcctcgaccaggcctcctttttgttaaacactccaaggaagcagctcgtagcagctgtctaactcccatgtacctatttactgctggtgaacagaagcatcagggtgaaagaaactctgcccatttgtttccgcctccaccggggatcgaacccggaacctcaggactatgaatccgaagtgctgtccactcagctgtcaggcgccaggaTCAAAGAACTACATAACAGGCTTAATTGTTCATAAAAGATGTCAGAAGAGACAACCCCGAAGCTAATCTaagacttcttagagctgtccgagatcatgtgcacgaaggaACAGCCAAAATCAGAGAAGGAAAAAttgctcgagtggtgtgccaaggtAAATCAGCATACAttcttgggcgacatctggaggcagatcaaccatcttgttcatccagagcaagaagcagaaagattaacaaatctatttgcttcaagagccagttccactcaacatcctcaagcaactctgactcatcaacaaagacttcaagcagcaagatggaaaaaatagatgatgctttagccttacctgacgaactagaccaacctttcaatctgaaagaactcagaagcgctacaaagaaaactaaaaacacagCTCCAGGCAAGGACAAAAttacttacaacatgctagccaagctaggagaaaagggtgaagaagccttcttgaatctcatcaacagagtatgggtgacaagaacccgaccactctcttggaacagtgcaattatagttcccatttaaaaatctaatacccagaaaatccaagacccatctcattaacaagctgtctggccaaaactgctgaaaaaatggctcttaatcgaattgaatggaaagctaaTCCACTACATCATAATATGTTTGCttgcagaaaaggtgttggaaccacagaatgccttaaaaAAAGCCTTCGAGCTAGAaaatgctccagctacactgagctgccttgtggataaggaaatcaaaggacacgctcttgcctttgccaaaggaagcctgcttaaccgaaaagctacagtcaaattccaaggaaaaacatcgtcctcaaagaggctggaaaaaaattccgcagggaggaatactaagccccttcctcttcaactgtctcatggaacaattcatgaagcgccaggaaccatgcacaaaaataccAAGACATCatcagcaaggaagcggaacgcatagcagtgaaaataaacaaaaataaacccAAATCAgttgccgttaaaatgagaactcaagacatccgactcgcaatacaaggacaagaaattgagtgggttacctcttttctatACCTTGGAAtcataatagacagccagttgaaattcactccagaaattgaatatcttcggcaatgctgtaaagccagaaactcagctttgcgctccctgaccagtcttagagagggtgcatctctaccagtactcaaaatgtactacgttcaggcagttaggtcactcatcgactatgctgctcctgctcttacatcccttagtgataaccaatgggagaaactggaagtgtctcaaaatgatgctctgagaacaatgctgtgagcacctatatggacacgtagagagaaccttagaatggaaaccaacttaccagcattagaaaacaggatcaaacaaagaaaagccaccataAGAACAAAAATTGTTGGAACCaaaccagactgtcaatcaaagacagcatacacagatcgcttcacagaaaccttcaatataaaACAAGTGCATGaacggataatctggtcaagattctagagaaagtgaacTTGACGCGGTCCATAAAAAACACTGGAGAAGAtaaaccatatcaacactttcagcAGCcttctccatgggaagaatcgagacTAAAGATAATCATTAAAGGATTACCATTTAagaaatcagcatgtgactcacaGAGGCTCAAAGCAATCTTAAAACaataaatggaaaccatctcaagaacgACAATCACTCACAtcatcacagacggatcagttgatcaagaaagaagttctgctggggcagcagtttacactaccaaccatgaagcttactggagcatgaatagtgggtgctcaacattgcagacagaattatatgccctgaaggaggcaataaactatacaattgagaataatttacatgatgtcatcattcacaccgattctaaatcttcgctccaggcattgttatccagtaaaCACAGAGGTAATATGCAACTCTTCACAGAAATCATAAATATAGGAAAAGTAGCACACAATCTAggactgtcaatcaccctaaattggattccAAGTCACCTTGGcaaagatggtaatgaaaaggcagactcactagcaaaaactgccactgctctacctgttgtacaggttaaaatacctccaggtttttcacagattaaggagcaaatcaagaagaaaatattctcaactatcaaaagtcgccacagagccaaagtagcggaaggaagacccactgcgatatggtacgaccaagccactggttactactctttcaagccaggcaaaaagatatccagagacattgcagtagccatacacagactcagacttggttacaagtgctgctgggaggtaataaacccaatagttaaagagtgtcacgtctgtggaagagatgcagaggcgccactattgcactacctaCTAGAATGTGAAGCAACGAAACCCTAAGAAATCAAACTCAACATTGATCCAACGAGAGCAGCTGCATTTgatgcaaaatccacagcgaTGGTAAAAACAAtggttagaaaagcagttgaagaatagggacacactagtgaacactccgTCTTCATCCCCTactaagataatgttattaaga includes:
- the LOC138368007 gene encoding protein FAM186A-like encodes the protein MNTAAIASRISQAQMMTPTSSHAPAAGCSKDTTTQPRVSSPQGGEEILVSQDYTKTKERQPKANQVTTVPMIIASLTKTFSKMLHKDFQALEQTNPQNITPSPRILLLPQEYYSFPKNITPSPRILLLPQEYYSFPKNITPSPRILLLPQEYYSFPKNITPSQEYYSFLKNITPSPRILLLPQEYYSFPKNITPSPRILLLPQEYYSFPKNITPSPRILLLPQEYYSFPKNITPSPRILLLPQEYYSFPKNITPSPRILLLPKNITPSPRILLLPQEYYSFPKNITPSPRILLLPQEYYSFPKNITPSPRILLLPQEYFSFPKNITPSPRILLLPKNITPSPRILLLPQEYYSFPKNITPYPRILLLPQEYYSLPKNITPSPRILLLPQEYYSFPKNITPSPRILLLPQEYYSFPRILLLPQEYYSFPKNITPSPRILLLPQEYYSFPKNITPSPRILLLPQEYYSFPKNITPSQEYYSFPKNITPSPRILLLPQEYYSFPKNITPSPRILLLPQEYYSFPKNITPSPRIFLLPQEYYSFPKNITPSQEYYSFPKNITPSPRILLLPQEYYSLPKNITPSPRILLLPQEYYSFPKNITPSPRILLLPQEYYSFPKNITPSQEYYSFPKNITPSPRILLLPQEYYSFPKNITPSPRILLLPQEYYSFPKNITPSPRILLLPQEYYSFPRILLLPQEYYSFPKNITPSPRILLLPQEYYSFPKNITPSPRILLLPQEYYSFPKNITPSPRILLLPQEYYSFPKNITPSPKILLLPQEYYSFPKNITPSPRILLLPQEYYSFPKNITPSPRILLLPQEYYSFPKNITPSPRILLLPQEYYSFPRILLLPQEYYSFPKNITPSPRILLLPQEYYSFPKNITPSPRILLLPQEYYSFPKNITPSPRILLLPQEYYSFPRILLLPQEYYSFPKNITPSPRILLLPQEYYSFPKNITPSPRILLLPQEYYSFPKNITPSPRILLLPQEYYSFPKNITPSQEYYSFPKNITPSPRILLLPQEYYSFPKNITPSPRILLLPQEYYSFPKNITPSPTR